The Streptomyces kanamyceticus genome window below encodes:
- a CDS encoding sigma-70 family RNA polymerase sigma factor, with protein MSVDGRDEPSAGFGEEAPAGSGGTETGGLPSRQVPSQGGPPGDGAAHPAGAGAPAGAADPASGADPSVPSQREGGAGAVPPGGGETPLPDADLIAGMRAGDDSAYEELYRRHAEAVRRYARTCCRDAHTADDLTAEVFARMLQAVRGGSGPEHAVRAYLLTTVRRVAAGWTKSAKREQLVDDFAVFAAQAARGAEVSDDTASVGSFGAGLDLGADVRAMHEAEQSMAMQAFRSLPERWQAVLWHTEIEDESPSDVATLFGLDANGTRVLASRAREGLKQAYLQAHVSATLTESEECARYADRLGAYARGGLRTRAERGLRKHLEECAKCRLAAGQIKEVASGIPGVVPIAVIGWFGAAGYAKVAALIGGGTVAAGAGGAAGAAAASGSSSGGAASGGAAASEGLGAPAKAGIAASVVVAAGVAAAIALTGGGGKPKADPPPKSKEPAVSESIVPQKPPSPESKPKPPPPPPAPKPTPKPTPTPTPKPKPPAKEKPKPKPTPPPKPKPTPPKPTPKPTPTPTPTPTPAPKVYQWNELGYGTFGDGTKPEMRLGESSWVWQRWGLSIADKQYGHGVTVHGESSVTIDLNRSCSTYDALVGVDDMTMGLGQVRFSVYADGARLWQSPLMKGGDPAVPVQVNLTGRKTVRLVVEPHTPFDSVALADWAQSRLRCT; from the coding sequence ATGAGTGTTGACGGTCGGGACGAGCCGTCCGCAGGTTTCGGCGAGGAGGCCCCCGCGGGAAGCGGCGGCACGGAGACCGGCGGGCTGCCCTCCCGGCAGGTGCCGAGCCAGGGCGGGCCGCCCGGCGACGGCGCGGCGCATCCGGCCGGTGCCGGTGCCCCCGCGGGTGCCGCGGACCCGGCGTCCGGGGCCGACCCGAGCGTGCCCTCGCAGCGTGAGGGCGGCGCGGGCGCGGTGCCGCCCGGCGGTGGTGAAACGCCACTTCCCGACGCCGACCTGATCGCGGGCATGCGCGCGGGCGACGACTCGGCGTACGAGGAGCTGTACCGCAGGCACGCCGAGGCCGTCCGGCGGTACGCCCGCACCTGCTGCCGTGACGCGCACACCGCCGACGACCTCACCGCCGAGGTCTTCGCCCGCATGCTGCAGGCGGTGCGCGGCGGCAGCGGGCCCGAGCACGCGGTGCGCGCCTATCTGCTCACCACGGTCAGGCGGGTGGCGGCGGGCTGGACGAAGTCGGCCAAGCGCGAGCAGCTCGTCGACGACTTCGCGGTGTTCGCCGCGCAGGCGGCCCGCGGCGCCGAGGTGTCCGACGACACTGCGTCCGTTGGCTCCTTCGGAGCGGGCCTCGACCTGGGCGCGGACGTCCGCGCGATGCACGAGGCCGAGCAGTCCATGGCCATGCAGGCGTTCCGGAGCCTGCCGGAGCGCTGGCAGGCCGTGCTGTGGCACACGGAGATCGAGGACGAGTCCCCGAGCGACGTCGCCACGCTCTTCGGCCTGGACGCGAACGGCACGCGGGTGCTCGCGAGCCGTGCCCGCGAGGGCCTCAAACAGGCCTATCTGCAGGCGCACGTGAGTGCCACGCTCACCGAGAGCGAGGAGTGCGCGCGCTACGCCGACCGGCTCGGCGCCTACGCCCGCGGCGGCCTGCGCACCCGTGCCGAGCGCGGCCTTCGCAAGCACTTGGAGGAGTGCGCCAAGTGCCGCCTCGCGGCGGGCCAGATCAAGGAAGTCGCCAGCGGCATCCCGGGGGTCGTGCCGATCGCGGTCATCGGCTGGTTCGGTGCCGCGGGGTACGCGAAGGTGGCCGCGCTCATCGGCGGCGGCACGGTGGCGGCCGGTGCCGGAGGGGCCGCGGGAGCGGCCGCCGCGAGCGGGTCCTCGTCCGGCGGCGCCGCGAGCGGTGGTGCCGCCGCGTCCGAGGGGCTCGGGGCTCCGGCGAAGGCGGGCATCGCGGCGAGTGTCGTCGTGGCGGCCGGGGTCGCCGCGGCGATCGCCCTGACCGGCGGTGGCGGCAAGCCCAAGGCGGACCCGCCGCCGAAGTCCAAGGAGCCCGCGGTCTCCGAGTCGATCGTGCCGCAGAAGCCGCCGTCCCCGGAGTCGAAGCCCAAGCCGCCCCCGCCGCCGCCCGCGCCCAAGCCGACCCCGAAGCCCACGCCCACCCCCACGCCGAAGCCGAAGCCTCCCGCGAAGGAGAAGCCCAAGCCGAAGCCGACGCCCCCGCCCAAGCCCAAGCCGACCCCGCCGAAGCCCACCCCTAAGCCGACGCCCACCCCGACACCGACCCCGACCCCGGCGCCGAAGGTCTACCAGTGGAACGAGCTGGGGTACGGCACGTTCGGTGACGGCACCAAGCCCGAGATGCGGCTCGGCGAGAGCAGCTGGGTGTGGCAGCGCTGGGGTCTTTCGATCGCCGACAAGCAGTACGGGCACGGGGTGACCGTGCACGGCGAGTCCTCCGTCACGATCGACCTGAACCGCAGCTGCTCGACGTACGACGCGCTCGTCGGTGTCGACGACATGACGATGGGGCTCGGCCAGGTGCGCTTCTCGGTGTACGCGGACGGGGCGCGGCTGTGGCAGTCGCCGCTGATGAAGGGCGGCGACCCCGCGGTGCCCGTGCAGGTGAACCTGACCGGGCGCAAGACGGTGCGGCTCGTCGTCGAGCCGCACACGCCCTTCGACTCGGTGGCGCTCGCGGACTGGGCGCAGTCCCGGCTGCGCTGCACCTGA
- a CDS encoding TetR/AcrR family transcriptional regulator: MHIQETHWTSAAASASAVGPSGNGRDMGEGARTTPLRVDAQRNLEHVLRAAREVFGELGYGAPMEDVARRARVGVGTVYRRFPSKDVLVRRIAEEETSRLTDQARAALGQEDEPWSALSRFLRTSVASGAGRLLPPQVLRVGVEEGAPQEDEARVPQQRQSVTDSPELRLIEQRQAPVEESTIAAMSDDAGAATLLDVVGRLVERARAAGELRPDVTVSDVLLVIATAAPSLPDAAQQAAASSRLLDILLEGLRSRPA; the protein is encoded by the coding sequence ATGCACATTCAGGAGACCCACTGGACTTCCGCTGCCGCATCGGCATCAGCCGTCGGCCCGAGCGGGAACGGACGTGACATGGGGGAAGGAGCGCGCACGACGCCACTGCGTGTCGACGCACAGCGCAATCTCGAACATGTACTTCGGGCGGCACGCGAGGTCTTCGGCGAGCTGGGTTACGGCGCGCCGATGGAAGACGTCGCACGTCGCGCGCGGGTCGGCGTCGGCACTGTCTACCGACGCTTCCCGAGCAAGGACGTGCTGGTCCGGCGCATAGCCGAGGAGGAGACCTCCCGGCTGACCGACCAGGCGCGTGCGGCGCTCGGGCAGGAGGACGAACCGTGGTCGGCGCTCTCGCGCTTCCTGCGGACGTCCGTGGCATCGGGTGCGGGCAGGCTGCTGCCGCCGCAGGTGCTGCGGGTGGGCGTCGAGGAGGGCGCCCCGCAGGAGGACGAGGCGCGGGTGCCGCAGCAGCGGCAGTCGGTCACGGACTCTCCCGAGCTGCGTCTGATCGAACAGCGCCAGGCGCCCGTCGAGGAGTCGACGATCGCGGCCATGAGTGACGACGCGGGGGCGGCGACGCTGCTCGACGTCGTCGGACGCCTCGTGGAGCGGGCCCGCGCCGCGGGCGAACTGCGTCCCGACGTGACGGTGTCGGACGTGCTCCTCGTGATAGCGACGGCGGCGCCCTCGCTGCCGGACGCGGCGCAGCAGGCGGCGGCCTCTTCGCGGCTGCTCGACATCCTGCTCGAAGGGCTGCGCTCGCGGCCCGCGTAG
- a CDS encoding NAD(P)/FAD-dependent oxidoreductase gives MVKAAISRGTTPASPDPVRVLVVGGGYVGMYTALRLQRKLKPELKRGEVEIVMVTPDPYMTYQPFLPEAAAGSISPRHVVVPLRRVLDKCRIVIGEIRSVDHAKRTASFSTLATDEEGTGPVDITYDEIVMAPGSIARTLPIPGLAEYAIGFKTVEEAIGLRNHVIEQMDIASSTRDPAIRDAALTFVFVGGGYAGVEALGELEDMARYAARYYHNVKAEDMKWILVEASGRILPEVGEEMGKYTVGELRRRNIDVRLETRLDSCEDRVAVLSDGARFPTRTVVWTAGVKPHPVLAASGLPLNERGRLKCTAQLTVEGATHAWGAGDAAAVPDVTAPGKECAPNAQHAVRQAKVLGDNITAALRERPLQEYTHKYVGSVASLGLHKGVAHVYGRKLKGYPAWFMHRVYHLSRVPTINRKSRVLAEWTLSGLFKREIVSLGSLEHPRAEFELAAGGKRPKESS, from the coding sequence ATGGTGAAGGCTGCGATCTCCCGGGGGACGACCCCCGCATCCCCGGACCCTGTGCGCGTTCTCGTCGTCGGCGGCGGCTACGTCGGCATGTACACCGCGCTGCGCCTTCAGCGGAAGCTGAAACCGGAGCTCAAGCGGGGTGAGGTCGAGATCGTCATGGTCACGCCCGATCCGTACATGACGTACCAGCCGTTCCTGCCCGAGGCGGCCGCGGGATCCATCTCGCCGCGCCACGTCGTCGTCCCGCTGCGCCGCGTCCTGGACAAGTGCCGCATCGTCATCGGCGAGATCCGCTCGGTCGACCACGCCAAGCGCACCGCGTCCTTCAGTACGCTCGCCACCGACGAAGAGGGCACGGGGCCTGTCGACATCACCTACGACGAGATCGTCATGGCGCCCGGCTCCATCGCGCGCACCCTGCCCATCCCCGGTCTGGCCGAGTACGCCATCGGCTTCAAGACCGTCGAAGAGGCCATCGGACTGCGCAACCACGTCATCGAGCAGATGGACATCGCCTCGTCGACCCGCGACCCCGCCATCCGCGACGCCGCCCTGACCTTCGTCTTCGTGGGCGGCGGCTACGCGGGCGTCGAGGCGCTCGGCGAGCTGGAGGACATGGCGCGCTACGCCGCGCGGTACTACCACAACGTCAAGGCCGAGGACATGAAGTGGATCCTCGTCGAGGCCTCCGGCCGGATCCTGCCCGAGGTCGGCGAGGAGATGGGCAAGTACACCGTGGGCGAACTGCGACGGCGCAATATCGACGTACGCCTGGAGACCCGCCTTGACTCGTGCGAGGACCGGGTCGCGGTGCTCAGCGACGGCGCGCGCTTCCCGACCAGGACCGTCGTGTGGACCGCGGGCGTCAAACCGCACCCCGTCCTGGCCGCGTCCGGACTGCCGCTGAACGAACGCGGCCGCCTCAAGTGCACCGCACAGCTGACCGTCGAGGGCGCCACGCACGCGTGGGGCGCGGGAGACGCGGCCGCCGTCCCCGACGTCACCGCTCCCGGCAAGGAGTGCGCGCCCAACGCCCAGCACGCGGTACGCCAGGCCAAGGTCCTCGGCGACAACATCACCGCGGCCCTGCGCGAGCGGCCGCTCCAGGAGTACACCCACAAATACGTCGGCTCCGTGGCGTCATTGGGACTGCACAAAGGTGTCGCGCACGTCTACGGACGCAAGCTGAAGGGCTACCCTGCCTGGTTCATGCACCGCGTCTACCACCTGAGCAGAGTGCCGACCATCAACCGCAAGTCCCGTGTGCTCGCCGAATGGACCCTGTCCGGCCTGTTCAAACGCGAGATCGTCTCCCTGGGGTCGCTCGAGCACCCCCGTGCGGAGTTCGAACTCGCGGCCGGGGGCAAGCGCCCGAAGGAGTCCTCCTGA